From Acidobacteriota bacterium, one genomic window encodes:
- a CDS encoding FAD:protein FMN transferase — MATPGTRRRDLLHPQRMAAVAAAALPRVPAEIEAVPDELIRAGRPAMACQFEIFLSTRDRARIMTVHRALDLIQELEGRMTVFRDDSEISRLNRRAFEGPVTVETGLLELLTLGRRISSETGGAFDMTAGPLWKVWGFSRRRGTLPDPEAVEKARSQVGYRFLELDASAGTVRFRRRGLELNLGAIGKGYALDRAGRLLQREGMGRALLHAGYSSILALGQGPGKEPSPGWKVSIRDPLGRTGPLAAVQLRNRALSTSGVGEQFFRAGNRRYGHVLDPRTGHPVEKNLAATALAPTAAEADALSTAFLVMDLDDILSYCHRRRGIGAVVVAADPRDGAVQVHHWGLDADHLEVFR, encoded by the coding sequence ATGGCGACTCCCGGAACCCGCCGGAGAGATCTGCTCCATCCCCAACGCATGGCGGCTGTGGCCGCCGCAGCCCTGCCGCGCGTCCCTGCGGAAATCGAAGCCGTCCCGGATGAGCTGATCCGGGCCGGACGGCCGGCCATGGCCTGCCAATTCGAGATCTTCCTGTCGACCCGGGACCGGGCTCGCATCATGACGGTCCACCGGGCTCTGGATCTGATCCAGGAGCTGGAAGGCCGGATGACCGTCTTTCGGGACGACAGCGAGATCTCCCGCCTGAACCGCCGTGCCTTCGAAGGTCCGGTCACCGTCGAGACCGGCCTCCTCGAGTTGCTGACCCTGGGACGGAGAATTTCCAGCGAGACGGGAGGAGCCTTCGACATGACGGCCGGTCCCCTCTGGAAGGTCTGGGGTTTCTCCCGGCGCCGCGGCACGCTTCCCGATCCGGAGGCGGTCGAGAAGGCTCGAAGCCAGGTGGGCTACCGTTTCCTGGAATTGGACGCGTCGGCCGGAACCGTTCGCTTCCGGCGCCGCGGCCTTGAGCTGAATCTGGGAGCAATCGGAAAGGGGTACGCACTGGACCGCGCCGGCCGGCTGCTGCAGCGGGAAGGCATGGGCCGCGCACTGCTCCACGCCGGCTACAGCAGCATTCTGGCGCTGGGACAGGGCCCCGGGAAGGAACCGTCTCCGGGATGGAAGGTCAGCATCCGGGATCCGTTGGGACGGACCGGACCGCTGGCGGCCGTGCAGCTTCGAAATCGCGCCCTCTCCACTTCGGGCGTGGGGGAGCAGTTCTTCCGGGCCGGAAATCGACGCTATGGCCATGTTCTGGACCCTCGGACCGGCCATCCGGTGGAGAAGAATCTTGCCGCCACGGCCCTGGCTCCCACGGCGGCGGAGGCGGACGCCCTTTCCACGGCTTTTCTGGTCATGGACCTGGACGATATTTTGTCGTACTGTCATCGGCGCCGGGGCATAGGAGCCGTCGTGGTCGCCGCTGATCCCCGGGATGGAGCCGTTCAGGTCCATCACTGGGGCCTGGACGCCGATCATCTGGAGGTCTTCCGTTGA
- a CDS encoding DoxX family membrane protein, translated as MNRFNQLSPIHKFMLLVLRFCIGWHLFYQGVGKILAVNWTSRGYLENSTGPFSGVFHWIVENPSMLALADVGTKWGLVILGLGLMLGLFTRLSAFGGFALLMLFYLASPALVSDGFLVQSAEGTELYVTKTLIEALALSLILVFPTGQIAGLDILVRHWTANRFNR; from the coding sequence TTGAATCGATTCAATCAACTCTCTCCGATCCATAAATTCATGCTGCTGGTGCTGCGTTTCTGCATCGGATGGCACCTTTTCTACCAGGGCGTGGGGAAGATCCTGGCTGTGAATTGGACCTCCCGCGGCTATCTGGAAAACTCCACGGGGCCTTTCTCCGGAGTCTTTCACTGGATCGTGGAGAATCCTTCAATGCTGGCCCTGGCCGACGTCGGCACCAAGTGGGGACTCGTCATTTTGGGTCTGGGACTGATGTTGGGATTGTTCACCCGCCTGTCCGCCTTCGGGGGATTCGCGCTGCTCATGTTGTTCTACCTGGCTTCGCCGGCGCTGGTGTCGGACGGCTTCCTGGTCCAGTCGGCCGAAGGGACCGAGCTTTACGTCACCAAGACGTTGATCGAGGCTCTGGCCCTGTCGCTGATTCTGGTCTTCCCCACCGGTCAGATCGCCGGTCTGGACATATTGGTCCGTCACTGGACGGCCAACCGGTTCAACAGGTAG
- a CDS encoding YifB family Mg chelatase-like AAA ATPase, with product MLLKVHSASVLGIQAEIVDVEVNFTQSMYFRYHVVGLPDRAVKESGERVRAAIRNCGFKFPGQGTIIVNLAPAGFKKEGSCYDLPIALGILGLTGKLENRELRKWLILGELSLDGMVRSIRGALPVALGAVKRKFKRLLLPAGNAREAAAVREIDVYSGVSLPQVLDLLNGNRREGPLTIDPEAGDSGPEYRLPDFSHVKAQQAAKRAMEVACGGGHNLLLMGPPGAGKTMLARRIPSILPSMSFSESLETTAVHSVSGLLGKGRSILARRPFRSPHHSISGAGLVGGGSPPRPGEISLAHNGVLFLDELPEFHRRVLETLRQPCEAGEVTISRAARSLTFPSRFMLVAAMNPCPCGYATSLHRECVCSPLAIHRYLTRISGPFLDRMDLQVEVPEVPYRDLAAQPSGEPSRAIAKRVARARDVQRDRFSGTPIFCNAQMGGQEIQRFCTLSPTVRRLFDDALPRLGFSARAYDRILKMARTIADLDGSSGLTTSHVSEAIQYRSLDRSFWKRTRSGG from the coding sequence ATGCTGCTCAAAGTCCACAGTGCCTCCGTGTTGGGCATCCAGGCCGAAATCGTCGACGTGGAGGTCAATTTTACCCAGAGCATGTATTTCCGGTACCACGTGGTCGGCTTGCCCGACAGGGCGGTCAAGGAGAGCGGCGAGAGGGTGCGGGCCGCCATCCGCAATTGCGGCTTCAAGTTTCCCGGCCAAGGGACCATCATCGTCAACCTGGCTCCCGCGGGATTCAAGAAGGAAGGCAGTTGCTACGACCTGCCCATCGCATTGGGGATTTTGGGTCTGACCGGTAAACTGGAGAACCGGGAACTGCGGAAATGGCTGATCCTCGGCGAGTTGTCGCTGGATGGAATGGTGCGTTCCATTCGAGGCGCGCTGCCGGTGGCCCTGGGAGCCGTCAAGCGGAAGTTCAAGCGGCTCCTGCTCCCGGCCGGCAACGCCCGGGAGGCGGCGGCCGTCCGGGAAATCGACGTCTATAGCGGGGTCAGTCTGCCCCAGGTCCTGGACCTTCTCAACGGCAACCGGCGCGAGGGTCCCCTCACCATCGATCCGGAGGCAGGAGACTCGGGACCGGAATACCGCTTGCCCGATTTCTCTCACGTCAAGGCGCAACAGGCGGCCAAGCGGGCCATGGAGGTGGCTTGCGGCGGGGGACACAACCTGCTCCTGATGGGCCCGCCCGGCGCCGGGAAGACCATGCTGGCGCGGCGCATTCCCTCCATTTTACCCTCCATGAGCTTCTCCGAATCCCTGGAGACGACAGCGGTCCACAGCGTTTCCGGATTGCTGGGCAAGGGCCGCTCCATCCTGGCGAGGCGCCCCTTCCGGTCTCCCCACCACAGCATCAGCGGAGCCGGCCTGGTGGGCGGGGGATCGCCGCCCCGGCCCGGCGAAATCTCCCTGGCCCACAATGGGGTCCTCTTTCTGGATGAGCTGCCCGAGTTCCACCGGCGGGTGCTGGAAACGCTTCGCCAACCCTGCGAGGCCGGAGAAGTCACCATCAGCCGGGCCGCCCGCAGCTTGACCTTTCCCTCCCGTTTCATGCTGGTGGCCGCCATGAACCCTTGTCCCTGCGGCTATGCCACCAGTCTTCACCGGGAGTGCGTCTGTTCTCCGCTGGCGATCCACCGCTATCTGACGCGGATTTCGGGACCCTTCCTGGATCGGATGGACCTGCAGGTCGAGGTCCCCGAGGTGCCGTACCGGGACCTGGCGGCCCAGCCTTCGGGAGAGCCGTCACGCGCCATCGCCAAGCGGGTCGCCCGGGCGCGGGACGTCCAGCGGGACCGCTTCTCGGGAACGCCCATCTTCTGCAACGCTCAGATGGGGGGTCAGGAGATCCAGCGGTTCTGCACCCTGAGTCCCACGGTCAGGCGGTTGTTCGACGACGCCCTTCCCAGGTTGGGATTCTCGGCTCGAGCCTACGACCGCATCCTCAAGATGGCGCGCACCATCGCCGATCTCGACGGGTCGTCCGGACTGACCACCTCCCATGTCTCCGAGGCCATCCAGTACCGGTCCCTGGACCGGAGTTTCTGGAAAAGGACCCGGAGCGGCGGTTAG
- a CDS encoding Gfo/Idh/MocA family oxidoreductase yields the protein MVSDEQRTLGRRNFLKAVATVPPTGALLWKTASMWPVKAGIIGIGGQGGVLMENAPPSHMKIAAVCDIFPPNREKALKIAQERFDPNAVAYSDHRELLKRGDIEAVLIAAPLWMHEALAIDALNAGKHVFTEKAMAHSIDGCRRMIQAADSAGKHLQVGHQRNYNPLYQEAYQLIREGVIGDVYHVRSLWHRNKSWRRPVPETDFDPSPWGYPDMEHLRNWRLYRKYSFGLNAELGSHHLQVVNWFTGKLPKAVYGSGGIYAYDDGREVEDHIYVTYEYPGGLTYTFSSIQTNAFDHFYEQFMGTEGTIILTREREAMLFSEGGKAAATELKTQAMGDAPLLEASESRVRDAAGSQVTGGGKSAASALRGYSKELEGFCRTIRYGTENLCDGPSAMNVCVPMIKAGESMDSRQKVEIPQNLYWT from the coding sequence ATGGTGAGCGACGAACAGAGAACACTGGGACGCAGGAATTTCCTCAAGGCCGTGGCCACGGTTCCGCCCACCGGAGCACTGCTCTGGAAGACTGCCTCCATGTGGCCGGTGAAGGCCGGCATCATCGGCATCGGAGGTCAAGGCGGCGTGTTGATGGAGAACGCCCCGCCCAGCCACATGAAGATCGCGGCGGTCTGCGACATCTTTCCCCCCAACCGGGAGAAAGCCCTCAAGATCGCCCAGGAACGGTTCGACCCGAACGCCGTGGCCTACTCGGATCATCGCGAACTGTTGAAACGCGGTGATATCGAGGCCGTCCTCATCGCGGCGCCCCTCTGGATGCACGAGGCTCTCGCCATCGACGCACTGAACGCGGGAAAGCACGTCTTCACCGAAAAGGCAATGGCCCACAGCATCGACGGTTGCCGACGCATGATCCAGGCGGCCGATTCCGCCGGCAAGCATCTCCAGGTGGGTCACCAGCGCAACTACAACCCCTTGTACCAGGAGGCCTACCAGCTCATCCGCGAGGGTGTCATCGGCGACGTCTACCACGTCCGCAGCCTCTGGCACCGGAACAAGAGCTGGAGGCGCCCGGTGCCCGAAACCGACTTCGACCCATCACCCTGGGGTTACCCGGACATGGAGCACCTGAGGAACTGGAGGCTCTACCGGAAGTACTCGTTCGGACTCAATGCCGAATTGGGCAGCCACCATCTGCAGGTGGTCAACTGGTTCACCGGCAAGCTGCCCAAGGCCGTCTACGGTTCGGGCGGGATCTACGCCTACGACGACGGCCGCGAGGTGGAGGATCACATCTACGTCACCTACGAGTATCCGGGAGGCCTGACCTACACGTTCTCGTCCATTCAGACCAACGCCTTCGACCACTTCTACGAGCAGTTCATGGGCACCGAGGGCACCATCATCCTCACCCGGGAGCGGGAAGCCATGCTCTTCTCGGAGGGTGGGAAGGCGGCGGCGACCGAGCTCAAGACCCAGGCCATGGGAGACGCTCCTCTGCTGGAGGCTTCGGAAAGCCGCGTCCGGGATGCCGCCGGGTCCCAGGTCACGGGTGGAGGCAAGAGCGCGGCCTCGGCTCTGAGGGGGTATTCCAAGGAATTGGAAGGATTCTGCCGGACCATCCGCTACGGGACCGAGAATCTTTGCGACGGGCCGTCGGCCATGAACGTGTGCGTGCCCATGATCAAGGCCGGCGAGTCCATGGATTCCCGGCAGAAGGTGGAAATCCCCCAGAATCTCTACTGGACCTGA
- a CDS encoding Gfo/Idh/MocA family oxidoreductase, which translates to MSADSPLRIGVIMNGVTGRMGTNQHLRRSILSIRRDGGMEIPGIGRILPEPVLVGRNPVKLERLSRETGVETWTDRLDRALEDPANRIYFDAQTTPLRAAAMERALEAGRHVYCEKPAAATSAEAHRLYRMAQGRGLKHGVVQDKLWVPGIVRLKRLLRDGSLGRILSVRGEFGYWVFDGRDAPLQRPSWNYRREEGGSIILDMFPHWRYLLENLFGRVRAVSCLGATHVRRRWNEKGREYAVTADDSAYATFLLDGDVVAHFNSSWAVRVRRDDLFTLQVDGTLGSAVCGLNHCWVQLARSTPRVTWNPDLEQSHAWLESWSPAPGPAPASGPFRTQWELFLRHVLADEPFPWNMLEGAKGVQLAECARESWLSRSWVDIPVLSPDSG; encoded by the coding sequence ATGTCCGCAGACTCCCCCCTCCGGATCGGCGTCATCATGAACGGGGTCACCGGCCGCATGGGGACCAATCAGCATCTGCGCCGGTCCATCCTGAGTATCCGCCGGGACGGAGGAATGGAGATCCCCGGCATCGGCCGGATCCTTCCCGAGCCGGTTCTGGTGGGGCGGAACCCGGTCAAGCTGGAGCGGCTGTCCCGCGAGACCGGCGTCGAAACCTGGACCGACCGGTTGGACCGGGCCTTGGAAGACCCCGCCAACCGGATCTACTTCGACGCTCAGACCACTCCGCTGCGGGCTGCGGCGATGGAACGGGCCCTGGAGGCGGGCCGGCACGTCTACTGCGAGAAACCGGCCGCCGCCACCAGCGCCGAGGCGCATCGGCTCTACCGGATGGCCCAAGGGAGGGGACTCAAGCACGGCGTGGTCCAGGACAAGCTCTGGGTGCCCGGGATCGTTCGCTTGAAACGGTTGTTGCGAGACGGAAGTCTGGGGCGGATCCTTTCGGTCCGGGGAGAGTTCGGCTACTGGGTCTTTGACGGGCGGGATGCCCCCTTGCAGCGGCCGTCGTGGAACTACCGCAGGGAAGAGGGGGGCAGCATCATTCTGGACATGTTTCCCCACTGGAGGTATCTGCTGGAAAACCTCTTCGGCCGCGTGCGGGCCGTCTCCTGCCTGGGAGCCACCCACGTTCGCAGGCGATGGAACGAAAAGGGCCGGGAGTACGCGGTCACCGCCGACGATTCGGCCTACGCCACGTTTCTACTCGACGGAGACGTGGTCGCCCACTTCAACAGTTCCTGGGCGGTTCGAGTGCGCCGGGACGACCTCTTCACCCTTCAAGTCGACGGAACTCTGGGATCGGCCGTCTGCGGCTTGAACCATTGTTGGGTGCAACTCGCCCGCTCCACCCCCCGGGTGACCTGGAATCCGGATCTGGAGCAGTCGCACGCCTGGCTGGAATCGTGGTCGCCCGCACCCGGTCCCGCGCCGGCGTCCGGTCCCTTCCGGACGCAGTGGGAACTCTTCCTGCGCCATGTTCTTGCCGACGAACCGTTCCCCTGGAACATGCTGGAGGGAGCCAAGGGGGTCCAGTTGGCCGAGTGCGCCCGCGAGTCCTGGCTGAGCCGTTCCTGGGTCGATATTCCCGTGTTGTCGCCGGATTCCGGCTGA
- a CDS encoding dimethylsulfonioproprionate lyase family protein yields the protein MIVASLNRLSSRRFPAGRESRNLVGGPSPIQAASFCMGSVVLDPDGGQVPWHNQEQEEIYYVVEGTGEMCLGRERRTLSSGDVVYIPPGVYHQLTNLGKKPLTFIYCYGPAGDVAHWRQELTGTLPRAGREAPSLPEGARSQHDWR from the coding sequence ATGATCGTTGCCAGTCTCAACCGGTTGAGTTCCCGCCGATTCCCGGCCGGCCGCGAGTCGAGGAACCTGGTGGGAGGCCCATCGCCCATTCAAGCCGCCAGCTTCTGCATGGGGTCCGTGGTCCTGGACCCGGACGGAGGCCAGGTCCCCTGGCACAATCAGGAGCAGGAGGAGATCTACTACGTCGTGGAGGGGACCGGAGAGATGTGCCTGGGCCGGGAGCGGAGAACCTTGAGCTCCGGGGACGTCGTCTATATTCCGCCGGGCGTTTACCATCAGCTCACCAACCTGGGAAAGAAACCCTTGACCTTCATCTATTGCTACGGTCCCGCCGGAGACGTGGCCCACTGGCGCCAGGAACTCACGGGCACCCTTCCCCGCGCCGGCCGCGAGGCGCCCTCCCTGCCGGAGGGGGCCCGCTCCCAACACGATTGGCGCTGA
- the hemE gene encoding uroporphyrinogen decarboxylase: MTDRNHRREGRFLRACRHREVDCTPVWVMRQAGRYLPEYRRLRERYTLLEICGNPELAAEVTLQPIRRFDLDAAIIFADILLPLKGMGLDFRFAAGEGPVISRPVRSPEAVRALHTMDPWEHLSHVMEALRLVRQELDPGRALIGFCGAPFTLASYMIEGGKSKNFQETKKFMYTHPDAWKELMGKLVEVQVSYLNAQVDAGAQAVQLFDSWVGSLGRADYREYVLPFSRALFQGLKHRGVPLIHFGTGTGALLEDMQEADGTVLGVDWRVDLDQVWERLGSGQAIQGNLDPLALMAPRPVLKRKVREVLAQARGRRGHIFNLGHGVLPPTDPDAVAAMVDWVREESK; this comes from the coding sequence ATGACTGATAGGAACCATCGACGGGAGGGACGCTTCCTGCGGGCTTGCCGGCACCGGGAGGTGGATTGCACTCCGGTCTGGGTGATGCGCCAGGCGGGCCGCTACCTGCCTGAATACCGGCGGTTGAGGGAGCGTTACACCCTCTTGGAAATCTGTGGAAACCCGGAGTTGGCGGCTGAGGTGACCCTGCAGCCCATCCGGCGTTTCGATCTGGACGCGGCCATTATTTTCGCGGACATCCTCCTGCCGCTGAAGGGAATGGGCCTGGATTTCCGGTTCGCCGCCGGAGAGGGTCCCGTCATTTCCCGGCCGGTCAGGAGCCCCGAAGCGGTCCGGGCGCTCCACACCATGGATCCCTGGGAGCACCTGTCCCACGTGATGGAGGCGCTCCGGCTGGTGCGGCAGGAGTTGGACCCGGGGCGGGCCTTGATCGGATTCTGCGGCGCTCCCTTCACTCTCGCCAGCTACATGATCGAAGGGGGCAAGTCCAAGAACTTCCAGGAGACCAAGAAGTTCATGTACACCCATCCGGACGCCTGGAAGGAGTTGATGGGAAAGCTGGTGGAAGTGCAGGTCTCCTATCTGAATGCGCAGGTCGATGCGGGAGCCCAGGCGGTCCAGCTCTTCGACAGTTGGGTCGGCAGCCTGGGCCGGGCCGACTACCGGGAGTACGTCCTTCCCTTTTCCCGGGCCCTGTTCCAAGGGCTCAAACATCGGGGGGTCCCCCTGATCCATTTCGGAACCGGAACCGGGGCTCTTCTGGAAGACATGCAGGAAGCGGACGGGACGGTGCTGGGTGTCGATTGGCGGGTCGACCTGGACCAGGTCTGGGAACGGCTGGGTTCGGGTCAGGCCATCCAGGGGAATCTCGACCCGCTTGCCCTGATGGCCCCCCGGCCGGTCCTGAAGCGGAAGGTGCGCGAGGTTCTGGCCCAGGCCCGGGGACGCCGGGGACACATCTTCAACCTGGGTCACGGCGTTTTGCCGCCCACCGATCCGGACGCCGTCGCGGCCATGGTCGATTGGGTTCGAGAGGAGTCAAAGTGA